Part of the Virgibacillus natechei genome is shown below.
GTACGTCAAATTGCACACAATGCTGGTCTGGAAGGATCCATTGTTGTCGAGCGTCTAAAAGGCGAAGAAATTGGCGTAGGTTATGACGCTGCAAATGCTGAATGGGTAAACATGGTTGAAGCTGGAATTGTTGACCCAGCAAAAGTGGTACGTTATGCACTGCAAAACGCAGCATCCGTAGCGGCTATGTTCCTAACTACAGAAGCAGTAGTCGCAGATCAGCCTGGCGAAAGCGAAGTCGGCGCCGGTGGCGGAATGCCTGACATGGGCGGCATGGGTGGAATGGGCGGCATGATGTAATCTTGCCCCCCATTCCCGTAATGACAGGGTTTTGTCTTTATGCAAAATTGAAATCTTCACAAAATTAAATAAAAAGGACGTTTTCGTAGAAGCTGTTAACTTTTACGGAGACGTCCTTTTTAATTTTTAACATATGTTATCGCTAGTATGGATAATTTGTAAAGAACAATTTATTTAAATATCAAAGTCGAAACTTTCTGACCCTTAATTTCGTATGATTTGTTACCTGCCAAATAATTACGATCAATGAAATGGAAGTCGGTTACATAATTACAACTAATCGAATACACCACCTGAGACTTGTTATTTATCCTCGAGGGACAATAAAATATATCAGTGAATAGTTGAAAAAAACAGTCTTCCGCAAATGGGCGCTTATCTACAGTAATTAATGAATATTGCGGATGAATAGAGCCACTTGTGCGGAGTTTTAAGCCAGTCATTGCGGAAAAGGGAGCCATCGTTTGCGGAGCACAGAGCTACAGCGTAGCTGCTTGCCTTTGACTGTAACACCCGATTCTTTGCAGACATTGGAAGGGGGCGGGGCTCCACCAGTGAATGCTTAGAATCGATTTGTCCGTGTTATCATATGTGAGTAGGTGTGCCTCTTAGGCATTTTAATGCACCACCTGCGATAGTTCCACTACACGGACAATAGTTAAGTCAATGGTGGCGGACTACCGAAGTTGCACTACAATAGGCAGATTGCAGTTAGATGACGATAATACCACCCGTTCAACGGGGCTGTGCTTCAAATATATGTGGCTTTTGAAATGACAAAAAAGATTGCTCATCATCAAGACAAAGAAAAAAAGACTAAGGATCGATTTGACTCTAAACAGCTTAGAGAAATTTTAGTTCACTGGTAATTTCCTTTAAATAATCCTGATCAGCCCAGAGAATAAAGTAGTTATACGTATCTTCGTTAATAAGAATTGGTTCCGGATACGCTGTAATAAAAGCCGCTTGGTGGTTCATTTCAGGCGGTTGGTCGTCTGATGGATAGATGATACAGGCCACATCACCGAGGTGGGTTGTATTCACGATTTGAGGGTTGGATCCATATGGTTCTAACGGATGGAACGCTTCATTCCGGCACACTTTGTCAGGAGTACTTTCAGAACGGATGGCCCCAATTTGAAAAAATCCGTCAGGTCATTCAAATTGTTTATCGCCTGTTAGCTGCCAGTCAGCCGGATAACGGAGTAATACTTGGTATACCTTATTACGATACGTCTTCTTTCGTGATGCCGTCTGTGATGGAGACCATTTGAGAAATAAAATCCTATCTGCTGTAAAGAGATGAATCGGAACGGGATGTGAAACGTCGATGCCCCATGCTTCGTTTGGATTCATCGCATTTTGACATCCGGAAATATATGCGATTTTATCCTTATCGGGTGACCAAGTTACATCAGAACTGAAGCAATCCGAAATGGTCGAGGTTTGCAGATTCCTGCCGTTGCGGTCGTCCATTTGAATGTACGAATAATAGCCGCTTTCCGGATAAAAGGTGGCACTGTATGCAGTACGTTCTGAATTTGAGGACCATTCGGGATTATAGTTTTTTTCGAGAGGTCCGCCTTGAAGTGTGTGTGTTGCGCCTGTTGCAATATTGACCGTTGTTACCAAGGAAACCCTCACTCCCGGTCCGGTGTAAAGTGCGTAAGAACCATCTGGAGAAAGACGAACATTAAAAAATGATGCTTCTTCAAATTGAGTAATTTGTCTTTTATTCATGCCATCGGTTTGAATCCGATAAAACTGAGGGGTTCCATCTGAGTCGTTTGATTTAAAAAGCAGTTCATCTCCTGAAGGGAACCACTGAACATCATTTGCATCAGGCTGGTTGAGTTTTCGAGCGCTGTTTGTATTCACATGATAAAGCACGATCTGATTACCTTTTACATAGCTGAGTTGCATACTGTTAGGAGACCAGTCAAGCAATGTGTTCGGGCTAATTTGGTCGATTCGGGCAGTGGAACCTGATTCTAGATCAACAACATAAACGATTTCATTTTTTCCAATAAAGGCTATTTTCTTGCTGTCGGGCGACCAGTATGGTTCTGAGTACTGTTCACCAAGCCAATTCGTTAGTCGTGAGCTTGAGCCATTTCGCGGGTTGTACAGCCAGATATCAAAGCTTCCTCCCTGTGCAGCTGTAATACGCAATGATTCCGTGCCCACCTGGGCATAGGGAATAACAAGATTCATCCCCGGATAAATCGTTTCTGACGGCAATTGATTCACCCTACGAATTAATTGCGGGCGAATTTCCCCCTCTGTTTGGACGTTAAACGTTGCAGCTATTTCATAGAGGGTTTCCCCCTGCTGAACAACATAATAAGGTACACCTTCAGGAATGGTAAGCACTTGTCCCGGTTGGATGATATACGGCGGTTGAAGGCGGTTGGCCTGGATGATGGACGCAAGGGGAATGCTGTAACGATGGGCAATCCGATACAAATAATCTCCTGGCTGTACCAGATAGGTCGTAACCCCTGGGGGCATTGACAATTGTTGCCCAATAAAAATTATATAAGGCGGCACTAATTGATTGGCAGCAATAAGGGATGGGAGCGGCACTTGCCAGCGATTGGCTATTAAATAGAGGGTGTCATCCGGGTTCACAGTATAAAACATCTGCATGCTATCACCTCTTATCAATATTCCTAACTATTTTATGTGCATAAAGTTCGCTTTAGAATACGAAGGCAGTTAACACATTCCCCTTTTAGGCTAATAGATACCGTAAGAGAAAAATAACTTTTTGAGCATTAGATACGTTGGTAAAGATAGCCGATTTATATGGTGTCACCCTGGATTATATTGTTTTTGGGGTACATCAACACGGGAGAATACCGGCGGGAAAATCGAAAAAATCTACCGAACCGCATAAAGGAAGGAATTGAGCAACTATCCATTCAAAACATTAGACTCTTGCTCTTCTAGGTTTCACTAATCTCTTCTTCACTACCGACATTTAGATTTTTAATGAATAGTAAAATCAATATAATAGTCAGTAATAGATTCCCCATATGTGAGCTGAGGAGCAAAGTCTGTCATATTCTGCAGCTTATAAGGGCTGATTTTAACAAATTATCGAGGTGTTTGTCGGTCATTAAAAGAGGAAACAATTGTAAGAAAGCACAAATCTCCACTTTCCCCACAGGAAAGATAATTGAAATTTGGGCGAAAAATATATCAAGCATCCTGTTCTATACAAGAAAGCAAATGACCAGTCTGATAGAACTGATCATTTGCTTTCTCTTCATGTTATAGCCTTATTAACGCTTGCGGTTTCGATTCCTATTTCTTAAGAAAGTAGGAATATCCAGTGAGTCTTCTTCCGGTTTGGACTGTTGCGGCTGTTGTTGCTGGTAAGTTTCTCTTGGTTTTTCCTCAGGTGCACTGGTAGCTGCCTGTTGATTGTGATTGATTACCGAACGCTGTTGTTTTGGCTGCTTTTCTTCCTGTTTGGCATTTTCATCAAAACCGGTTGCAATTACGGTAACGATTATTTCATCCTTAAGGTTCTCATTGATGACGGAACCGAAGATTACATTCACTTCATTGTCGGCAGCTGAAGTTACAAGATCGGCAGCTTCCTGTACCTCATAAAGGCTCA
Proteins encoded:
- a CDS encoding LysM peptidoglycan-binding domain-containing protein, coding for MQMFYTVNPDDTLYLIANRWQVPLPSLIAANQLVPPYIIFIGQQLSMPPGVTTYLVQPGDYLYRIAHRYSIPLASIIQANRLQPPYIIQPGQVLTIPEGVPYYVVQQGETLYEIAATFNVQTEGEIRPQLIRRVNQLPSETIYPGMNLVIPYAQVGTESLRITAAQGGSFDIWLYNPRNGSSSRLTNWLGEQYSEPYWSPDSKKIAFIGKNEIVYVVDLESGSTARIDQISPNTLLDWSPNSMQLSYVKGNQIVLYHVNTNSARKLNQPDANDVQWFPSGDELLFKSNDSDGTPQFYRIQTDGMNKRQITQFEEASFFNVRLSPDGSYALYTGPGVRVSLVTTVNIATGATHTLQGGPLEKNYNPEWSSNSERTAYSATFYPESGYYSYIQMDDRNGRNLQTSTISDCFSSDVTWSPDKDKIAYISGCQNAMNPNEAWGIDVSHPVPIHLFTADRILFLKWSPSQTASRKKTYRNKVYQVLLRYPADWQLTGDKQFE